The following DNA comes from Paenibacillus crassostreae.
ATATCCCAGTCATAGGGGTAATACATCCAGGTGCCCGTGCAGCCATTAGTGCAACAAAGACGGGACATGTCGGAGTGATTGGAACAGTGGGTACCATTGGTAGTGGTGCTTACACAGCTGCATTACAAGAACTCTCACCGTATGTTAATGTGACGAGTGAAGCTTGTCCATTGCTAGTACCACTTGTTGAGCAGGGGTTATTCCGTTCAGAGGAGACGTTTCAAATTGTTGAGCAATCATTAGAGTCAATTCGTAATACATCCATTGATTGTTTGATACTTGGATGTACCCATTATCCTTTTTTAATAGATACAATTCAAGAGGTCATGGGGAATGAGGTCAAGTTGATTAGCTCAGCGGATGAAACAGCTAGAGAAATCAGCACGATATTATATGATAAAGGCCAGTTAGCTAAGAGTGATGAATCTCCGATTCATCAGTTCTTCTGTAGTGGAGATGGAGAAATCTTCAAGAAGATTGCCAATCAATGGCTAGGTGAACAGATCAAGCGGACGCCAGTCGTATGGCAGGTTTCAACATTCAAAGACTAATTGATGAATTATATAGCATGAAGTACAACTTTCAAAGCATACAATCTAACCACCCAACTTTGTGGTATGTGTCTAAACATGGAGTCAGTGGAAAGGAATGATTGTATGCAACAATATATTGTTCGAAAGGGAGATACGCTCCATCGTATCGCTGCTAATAAGGGTCTAATGATCGAGAACATTGTATTCGCTAATCCGTGGTCAGCAGATCAATCGTATCTAATACCTGGGCAAGTACTGTTCCTTCCCTCATCCCCTCGACGTAGATACGAGATACAATTAGGCGATTCGCTAGAGATCGTTGCGGAACAATTCTCCATTCAAACACAAGCACTAGAAGATATGAACCCTGGTATATCTCAGAGCGTATTTCCAGTTGGACGTATACTTGTACTTCCCTCATCAGAAGCGAATTGTATCGTTGAGCCACAGGGTGAATACGGATATAACGAGTTAATGCAAGATATAGAAGAACTCTTAATGAAATATTCCTTTATCAAAACGCAAGAAATAGGAAAAAGTGTCATGGGTAAATCCCTCAGCATGTTGAGAATAGGGAAAGGACCCAGACAAATACATGTGAATGCTTCTATTCATGCTAATGAGTGGATTACCACCTTATCATTGATGAAATTTGTTGAACAATATGCAGAAGCTTACCATAGTAAGGAACTATGGAATGGATATGATCCGCAAACATGGTTTAAGGATTGTACCTTGTGGTTGTTGCCTATGGCTAATCCGGATGGTGTGGAATTGGTTCAAGAAGGTGTTACACATGATCATGTTTATGCAGAGCAATTATTGGTTTATAATAACCAACGTAAAGATTTCAAACATTGGAAAGCTAATATTCGTGGGGTGGATCTAGGTGATCAGTTTCCAGCTCATTGGATAGAGGAAGGGAAGCGCAGGGGCATCATATCACCATCTCCTCGAGATTATGGAGGAACCCATCCGCTTAGTGAACCTGAAGCTCAAGCATTAGCTACTTTCACATTAGAAATACCACTGGATTACGTGATTTCTTTACACAGTCAAGGCCAAGAAATTTATTGGAATTACCGTGATTACGAACCAGAAGAGAGTCAAATGATTAGTCAACGATTAGCCCAAGTTAGTGGATACCGGTCTGTTAAATTGCAAGGCAGCGACGCTGGTTATAAAGATTGGTTTATTCAGCATTTCAAACGACCAGGATTTACAGTTGAAGTTGGCCAAGGAGTTAATCCTTTGCCTATACATCATTTCCGAAATATAAGTTTTGAAGTTGGGATGATTCTCGGTGAATTAATGAATTAATGAATTAATGATTTGATCTAGAAATAATGAAACATTTCCGAAAAAAATCGTATGATATACTAGAAGGGGTCGATCGCATAGTAAGGATGCCATTTTTCCTAGCGGGTGCTCCTTCTTTTATAGGTTGTAGAATGGAGGTTGATGAGTAACTTGAAGCTTAGGAGATTATTATCGTACAAACATTGGATAACCGTGTTGGGAAATTTACGTCGATATGTGTTCTCCCCTCAGGTTGCACTGGTGGACAAGCTAATGTTTCTAATCCCTGTGATTGTGTATTGGGTATTTCCTCTTGATCTAATACCAGGTCTGCCTATTGATGATATTGGTGTGACTGTGATTCTTATGAAGTGGTTCACCTCACGAATACAACGCAAGTACCCAAATGTCTAGCAGCATAATTGCTTTAGTCAGTATTTGGAGGACTGAGAGTGATCTCATTCACTTTAAATAAGGACAAGTCATGAAGTGGCTTGCGCAATAGATTATGTTTCTTTACAATAAATAGTTGGGCAAGTAATTACATCTATACTAGGAGATGTTGCATATGAATTGTAAAATAACCCGTAATGCGGCAAAAGTATTATTAAAAGAATTAAGCAAAGAAGAAAATAAAGATTTGAAACTTCGTGTGTTAATTACACATGCTCATGGTGATCATGCACATTATGGTATGGATGTAGATACAGCAACGGAGAAGGATGAAGTGGTTTCGACGGATAAGGGAATTGATGTGATTCTAGATTCAAGCGAACCATTATTAGATGGCGTTAAGATAGACTATTTATATTTCCCTGAAGAAGGGTTTGTTATAACAAATCCAGCTAAGGGTAATCACGGAGATCATTAAAGTTAGAATAGATAAAGAAGGTTGAATATTAATGGCAAACGATATACGTGTATGTGAGAAATGTAAGCATACGAAACTCAAAAGTATTATTCCCAAACTCCAAAAGATGGCACCTGATGCTGAAATCAAAGTTGGATGCAAATCATATTGTGGTCCTTGCGGCAAAAGAGCGTTCGTATACATTAATGGTCGGTATGTGAGTGCACCAACGGAAGAAGAAGTGCTTGCTAAAGTAACCCCATTCATAAAGTAATCTTTTGGCAAAAGATAAATAAGCCCTTCGTGAATAGTTCCTTCCCTTAGAAACCAAGCTAATGATGGTGAATGGTAAGGAACTATGTAGCGAAGGGAGACTATTTCAATGTCTAAACGTCATTTTTCAAGTATGCAAAGTAACTCACCGATTTCCCAAGCCAATAACTCGGTGGATAGGCTCCATCAGTCCATCTCACAGGCGATAAGTCACCCTTCAGAGCAATTAGTGGAACAGGTGGAGAATTCCTTGGATCATGCAGAGCAGGCGGTTGAGGCAGCTCAAGGGAGTGAGAATACTCTAGCAATACAACGCACAAATGAACTGCTAGCTGATGAGATCGATCGCTTAAAAGAGATTAATGTTACAGATTAATTTGAATAACAGATAAATAGATGTATAACAAGAAATACCCATTATGGACTACCATAGTGGGTATTTCTTGTTAGTCATTGTCTAACTTACTTATCAAATTATATTGAATCACTTGATCCGAAATGTTGAGTTCAAGTGCAGCTTGATCAAACATAACTCGGCAGTTAGTGATCTCAGTAGTATCTCTTGTGTTGAGATCATAGCAGTTACCATTCTCATATACACCATCAGGGGAAGGGATATAGACTAGCTTACTGTTTATGACAGCACCTGAGCGTAGTATAACCTGACGTTCATGCTCTGCGAATAGGTTATTGCCTAACATATGGTATGAATCTGTTGGAATTCCAAGCAGATGGAGAAGTGAGGGTGATAAATCAATTTGTCCAGCAGGGTCTGTATATTCACCCACTTGACTATTATCAGGCAAATGGATGAGAAGTGGAACTTGATTCATGATTTGTTTCATATCAAGATCGCTTATGTTTTTGCCCAGAAATTGTTCATAATAGAACTTATCTTTGATGGAATTATCATGATCCCCGTATAGAACAAGAATTGTATTGTCCCAGATACCCTGTGCCTTCATTTGTTGAACAAATTGACCAAGCGCTTCGTCTACGTAATGTATAGCATGCAGGTAATTCCCGAATATATTATCGCTAAATTCACCGACATTTAATTGTTGTGTATCTTTTGGCATGGTATATGGATAGTGGCTAGTTAACGTAATTAGGAATGAGTAGAATGGCTGATCGAGAGAATTCATCTTATCAAGTGATTGTTTGAAGAATGATTTGTCACCAAGTGACCATCCCAAAGGCTCATCATTTTTGTAATCATTTTTACTGTAAAAGTGATCATATGACATATTGTTATACATGATGGTTCGATTCCAAAAGCTACTCTCATAGGCATGAAAAGCGTTCGTTGAATAACCATGTTTCTTCATGATGGAAGGTAACATATCGTATTTATGTTCAGGATAACGAATAAATGCAGAGCCTGATGGCAATGCGTGTAGTGAACTATGTGAGATGAAGTCTGCATCAGATGTTCTCCCTTGTCCTGTCTGTTGATAGTAGTTGTTAAAATACATACTCTCTTTCATCAGTTTGTTGAAATGGGGAGTGATCTCTTCACCGTTAATGCTCTTACCGATGACGAAATTCATCATAGCTTCCATTTGGATAACAATAACATTGTTATTCTTATACATGCCAAAAGTGTTATTCTGTATCGTTCGTTGAGCACTTTTTTGTGTAAATAGATCCTTAACAGCATTCATTTTCTCTTGTGAAAGTGTTGGCTCTGGACCTAGATGTTCTTGTGCATAACGATATATATCATACCCATGAAATCCGATTAATCCTGTGACATTATAGATAGACATATTCCACCAATTACCTGCGAATAACCCCAATGCCCAAGTTTCACTGTATTGTTTAATCGGTGAAAACGTAAGGACATAACCAATAGCTAAAGTAATCGTACCCGCTATGAAACGACGGACAATGTTGTTATTTCTAGAACGGATTGGTGGTGTTTGATGGAGATAAAGTGATGATTCTTTCTTATGTCGCAGAATCCAGCGTGTGATTGCGTAAAGGATAAAGAGAATCCAATCAATGAAGAATGAGAGATCCTTCCACAATATTAAAGAATGAATACTCTCGCCTAAAGAACTAACTTGACCCGTCTGGAGAAGTACTGGAACCGTTATGAAGTCTCCGAAATATCGATAATATACCAAATCGGAATATATGATGAAGGTTAAGATGATGTTCAATAGTATTAATGAAACAACATAGCCACGACGAGGGAGCCATAATGTCCAGAATGATACTAACATTAAAGATCCTAAGGCGATAACATAGTCAAGTGGGTCTAATTGTATATTTGGAAGGTTGATCAGGTTATCTATAAGAGTTAATTTCATTAATAAGATCAGCATAAATAGGGCATAGCTGCTAATACGGAATAGAGCATTTGGAATTTTTACTTGGAGATACACGGATTGAATTCCCCTTTTTTAATTAACAGAATGTAAACGACAAACTTTTAATATCATAACATTAGTCAGGATCAACATAAAATGTTGATGTTAAACATAGGTACAGCCCGTCCAAAGTACGGACGAGCTGCTGTTGGAACTAAGCTTAATCACTGTGTGGCGTACTATGTCCACGTGGTGGAAGTGGGCCAAGATATTGATAGTACTGGCACTCAATCGTTCCGTTGTATAACTTCCGACGTTTATCAGCTTTTTTGTTGAAGATTTGCTCGAAACGTTTGGTTGAACTAATCGCAAAAAATGACCAAGTCGGTAGGCTTACTGTCATTCTTTTTAACTCACGAATAAGTTGTTCTACCTCCGTTATTTCACTTAAACGCTCCCCATAAGGCGGGTTAGTTATGATACATCCATATTCCCCTTGAGGTCTAGCTTTCGTGAGGGGGAGAACCTCCAATTTAATATCTTTGGCGAACCCAGCACTATTCACTGCCGCTTGAGCTACTTCGATCGCTGCGGGATCAATATCACTTCCGGCAATTTGTAATGGAATATCATCACGAACCGCATCAAATGCCTCTTCTCTAGCTTGTGACCACAACGCATCAGGAATGATGGGCCATCCTTCTGAATTAAATGTACGTCGTAGTCCAGGAGCGATATTCCAACCGATCATAGCTGCCTCAACTAAGAGAGTACCTGAACCACAACATGGATCATAAAAAGGTCTAGTTGGGTTCCAACGGCTTAGTTGGATAAGGGCTGCAGCCATAGTCTCCTTCAATGGTGCTTCAGTTACGAGTTTTCGATATCCGCGTTTATGAAGTCCAGATCCTGTTGTATCAAGAGTAATTAAGGCGGTATCATTCAACATAATTACCTCAATTACATAACGTGGTCCATCTTCTGGGAACCATTCGGTATGATATGTCTGATTTAACTTATCTACGATCGCCTTTTTGACAATACTTTGGCAAGCAGGTACACTGCTTAGTTGTGACTTGTGTGAACGTCCTTCAACTGGGAATTCACCATTCTGCGGAATAACGTCCTGCCATGGTAATGCTTTAGTGCCTTCGAACAATTCATCAAAGGTCATGGCGGTAAATTCACCCATTTTGATTAGAATACGGTCAGAGGTTCGCAACCATAAATTACAACGACATATATCGATTAAATCTCCACTGAAGGTGACACGCCCATTCTCGACTGTCATATCATGGTAACCAAGTTCTTTCAATTCACGAGCGACTATGGACTCTAAGCCCATCGGTGCAGTAGCAATAAGTTGTAAGTGAGCCATTTAACCAATTCAACTCCATCCGGCCATCCTAGCTACCCTGTGGGCATCGTCAGGAGACCTCTAATATAACGCTGCCTTGCCGGTTTTCGACAAAACACATACAATAATAACAATAGTAACCTATACCGATGTAATCAAACATCAATTATAAAACAAATAGGCAAATATGGAAAGTTAGTTTGAGGAGGAATAGAAATTGATTCACACCCCTGATGAATATGTTAACCAAATATATAAAGAAGATGAGCATTTAGAGCATGTGAAAGAAAGCATTAAGGAATTAGGAATGCCGGAAGTATCCGTAGCTCCCGCTTACGGACGACTTCTAACGATTCTTGTTCAGACTTCTCGAGTGCAAAATGCATTGGAAATAGGAGCTTTGGGAGGTTATAGCGGTATTTGTATAGCGAGAGGACTCCCCGTGAACGGACAATTGCTTTCCTTGGAATTAAAAGAAGAGTATGCCAATCTTGCAAAGGAAAATCTGGAGGCTGCAGGATTTGGCAGCTTCGTAAATTACAAGATTGGACCCGCACTCGATAGTCTTGAGAAATTGAAAAAAGAAGATCGAAAGTTTGATTTCTTTTTTATCGATGCAGATAAAGAAAATTACCCGATGTATTTAGAGTACGCTATTATGATGGCTAATCCTG
Coding sequences within:
- a CDS encoding DUF1450 domain-containing protein, whose translation is MANDIRVCEKCKHTKLKSIIPKLQKMAPDAEIKVGCKSYCGPCGKRAFVYINGRYVSAPTEEEVLAKVTPFIK
- a CDS encoding LTA synthase family protein produces the protein MLILLMKLTLIDNLINLPNIQLDPLDYVIALGSLMLVSFWTLWLPRRGYVVSLILLNIILTFIIYSDLVYYRYFGDFITVPVLLQTGQVSSLGESIHSLILWKDLSFFIDWILFILYAITRWILRHKKESSLYLHQTPPIRSRNNNIVRRFIAGTITLAIGYVLTFSPIKQYSETWALGLFAGNWWNMSIYNVTGLIGFHGYDIYRYAQEHLGPEPTLSQEKMNAVKDLFTQKSAQRTIQNNTFGMYKNNNVIVIQMEAMMNFVIGKSINGEEITPHFNKLMKESMYFNNYYQQTGQGRTSDADFISHSSLHALPSGSAFIRYPEHKYDMLPSIMKKHGYSTNAFHAYESSFWNRTIMYNNMSYDHFYSKNDYKNDEPLGWSLGDKSFFKQSLDKMNSLDQPFYSFLITLTSHYPYTMPKDTQQLNVGEFSDNIFGNYLHAIHYVDEALGQFVQQMKAQGIWDNTILVLYGDHDNSIKDKFYYEQFLGKNISDLDMKQIMNQVPLLIHLPDNSQVGEYTDPAGQIDLSPSLLHLLGIPTDSYHMLGNNLFAEHERQVILRSGAVINSKLVYIPSPDGVYENGNCYDLNTRDTTEITNCRVMFDQAALELNISDQVIQYNLISKLDND
- a CDS encoding M14 family metallopeptidase; protein product: MQQYIVRKGDTLHRIAANKGLMIENIVFANPWSADQSYLIPGQVLFLPSSPRRRYEIQLGDSLEIVAEQFSIQTQALEDMNPGISQSVFPVGRILVLPSSEANCIVEPQGEYGYNELMQDIEELLMKYSFIKTQEIGKSVMGKSLSMLRIGKGPRQIHVNASIHANEWITTLSLMKFVEQYAEAYHSKELWNGYDPQTWFKDCTLWLLPMANPDGVELVQEGVTHDHVYAEQLLVYNNQRKDFKHWKANIRGVDLGDQFPAHWIEEGKRRGIISPSPRDYGGTHPLSEPEAQALATFTLEIPLDYVISLHSQGQEIYWNYRDYEPEESQMISQRLAQVSGYRSVKLQGSDAGYKDWFIQHFKRPGFTVEVGQGVNPLPIHHFRNISFEVGMILGELMN
- a CDS encoding THUMP domain-containing class I SAM-dependent RNA methyltransferase, whose protein sequence is MAHLQLIATAPMGLESIVARELKELGYHDMTVENGRVTFSGDLIDICRCNLWLRTSDRILIKMGEFTAMTFDELFEGTKALPWQDVIPQNGEFPVEGRSHKSQLSSVPACQSIVKKAIVDKLNQTYHTEWFPEDGPRYVIEVIMLNDTALITLDTTGSGLHKRGYRKLVTEAPLKETMAAALIQLSRWNPTRPFYDPCCGSGTLLVEAAMIGWNIAPGLRRTFNSEGWPIIPDALWSQAREEAFDAVRDDIPLQIAGSDIDPAAIEVAQAAVNSAGFAKDIKLEVLPLTKARPQGEYGCIITNPPYGERLSEITEVEQLIRELKRMTVSLPTWSFFAISSTKRFEQIFNKKADKRRKLYNGTIECQYYQYLGPLPPRGHSTPHSD
- the racE gene encoding glutamate racemase, which translates into the protein MKRAIAILDSGVGGLTVAKEVMRQLPREKIIYFGDTARTPYGPRSSEQVRMFTEQIVDFLIQFEPKMIVIACNTATAAALTYISEKVDIPVIGVIHPGARAAISATKTGHVGVIGTVGTIGSGAYTAALQELSPYVNVTSEACPLLVPLVEQGLFRSEETFQIVEQSLESIRNTSIDCLILGCTHYPFLIDTIQEVMGNEVKLISSADETAREISTILYDKGQLAKSDESPIHQFFCSGDGEIFKKIANQWLGEQIKRTPVVWQVSTFKD
- a CDS encoding HesB/IscA family protein translates to MNCKITRNAAKVLLKELSKEENKDLKLRVLITHAHGDHAHYGMDVDTATEKDEVVSTDKGIDVILDSSEPLLDGVKIDYLYFPEEGFVITNPAKGNHGDH
- a CDS encoding O-methyltransferase, whose translation is MIHTPDEYVNQIYKEDEHLEHVKESIKELGMPEVSVAPAYGRLLTILVQTSRVQNALEIGALGGYSGICIARGLPVNGQLLSLELKEEYANLAKENLEAAGFGSFVNYKIGPALDSLEKLKKEDRKFDFFFIDADKENYPMYLEYAIMMANPGALIVGDNCFLRGRTLNTDKNGPGVQGMRRFNEQVASDDRLISTLLPDYDGLSISWVK